In a single window of the Acyrthosiphon pisum isolate AL4f chromosome X, pea_aphid_22Mar2018_4r6ur, whole genome shotgun sequence genome:
- the LOC100569844 gene encoding SUMO-conjugating enzyme UBC9-B-like has protein sequence MSGIAVMRLLAERKAWRKNPAFGFVAKPAKNQDGSLNLMVWECYIPGKKDTPWENGSYFLRMTFKDDYPSSPPKCRFEPPLFHPNVYPSGTVCLSILDEEKDWRPSISIKQLLLGIRDLLNEPNIRDPAQAEAYHIYCAYRTFSSQSNKPRKIVAILDSKEHKYKLITEARKLKLNAHNLNTEWASENIYINEQMTQSNIYIFLKARSAARELGYKFIWFKNSKIFVKKDETSKALLIGDEKALSLIV, from the exons atGAGTGGTATTGCAGTCATGCGATTATTAGCAGAACGTAAAGCATGGAGAAAAAATCCTGCATTT gGTTTTGTGGCTAAACCAGCCAAAAATCAAGATGGCTCATTGAACCTTATGGTTTGGGAATGCTATATACCTGGAAAAA Aggat actCCTTGGGAAAATGGATCGTATTTCTTACGTATGACTTTCAAGGACGATTATCCATCGAGTCCACCAAAATGCAGATTTGAGCCTCCATTATTTCACCCCAATGTTTATCCCTccg GTACTGTGTGCTTATCAATATTGGACGAAGAAAAAGATTGGCGTCCATCTATTTCTATTAAGCAGTTATTGTTGGGGATAAGAGATCTTTTAAATGAACCCAACATCAGAGATCCTGCCCAGGCTGAAGCCTATCATATTTATTG CGCATACAGAACTTTTTCAAGCCAAAGTAATAAACCTAGAAAAATTGTAGCTATTCTTGACTCCAAAGAACATAAATACAAGCTTATAACTGAAGCAagaaaactaaaactaaatgcACATAATCTCAACACGGAATGGGCAAGTGAAAATATCTACATAAATGAACAAATGACACAATCAAATATATACATCTTCTTAAAAGCCAGATCAGCTGCACGTGAGTTAGGTTACAAGTTTATTTGGTTTAAGAATAGtaaaatttttgttaaaaaagatGAAACTTCTAAGGCTTTACTTATTGGTGACGAAAAAGCTTTATCATTAATTGTTTAA